A single window of Sphingobacteriales bacterium DNA harbors:
- a CDS encoding PHP domain-containing protein produces MIDFKGSKWYKCDLHLHTTASECFADREVTPEQWVDRAIEQGLHCVAVTDHNTPLGIKEIQAAAKDKPLTIFPGVEITCDSTKIHLLILFDPSKGEEEVKSFLSKCDIEHSVYGDQLASTNKSVVEVANIVRDKCNALVIPAHIDEFSGIFNLSHQNLIDFYERPDITAVQVVHKAFYENDIPVDFHSQLVQYYGNTKSTIDEVAWKKPVDLAKAKNISILTFSDNPHKVGDSKHGLWGIGSRFTWIKMDETPSLEGLRQAFLLPEHRVINDFDIKENDPNKQPDIWFKSLKVTGTNLTTKQDLEIDFNPQLNAIIGGRGSGKSSILRFIRGVFNRAVNLADFEDLLREQNLFYKKADTSHKKETIGIFNPDTSIVEIEIVRKEVLYKIVASKINSASSQLIAVFKWLEGSWVLVKDDDKDLLEIFEFEQYSQKQIYEIAKNPNALRERIDNAIPVLQDVLERKSKIANEFLEARTSLRTKQGAIGGKTKIKTDLEDINNTLKAIDKSGITTTIKSTDLFVEDRKPIKSFTETIDDLKLALEQVKESFTIPPFDTENIQDSHREEIESLIKIATQSIVQQEKELDKIILEVAKVKSTFDLAIQNSDWQKALSLLLTEIEDKKKELSASEIEALSKYQQLKGVVLDKQQELKAIEAIEKEITEINIQCSKLLKDYVYVSKEVTDIRSTFISDHITDANIKIEIKGFRNQDDFESQIRSIMSNDSSFGDDIEKLKTLCFTGIVENKIKDCKKAILDAHYSDISSEHFGGHFKNALRKLSPSQIDSIELFMPEDEIIVKYKPEGSSGFKPLSTASAGQKTAAILTFLLSFGDIPLLLDQPEDDLDNRLVYDLVVKGLKKAKEKRQIIVVTHNANIPVNGDAEYILSMDSTTTDIKVLHSGTVENSAIKKEICDVMEGSEKAFQLRSERYKTIFT; encoded by the coding sequence ATGATAGATTTTAAAGGCTCAAAATGGTACAAATGTGACCTGCATTTACACACAACAGCAAGTGAATGTTTTGCTGATAGAGAAGTTACACCCGAACAATGGGTTGATAGAGCTATTGAACAAGGTTTGCATTGTGTAGCAGTTACAGACCATAATACACCTTTAGGTATAAAAGAAATTCAAGCAGCTGCAAAAGATAAACCGCTTACCATATTCCCTGGAGTAGAAATTACTTGCGATTCAACAAAAATTCATTTATTAATTTTATTTGACCCATCTAAAGGAGAAGAAGAAGTCAAAAGTTTTTTAAGCAAATGTGATATAGAACACTCTGTATATGGCGATCAATTGGCTTCAACAAATAAATCAGTTGTGGAGGTTGCTAATATTGTAAGAGATAAATGTAATGCTTTAGTTATTCCTGCCCATATAGATGAGTTTTCTGGAATATTTAATTTAAGTCATCAAAATTTAATTGATTTTTATGAGCGTCCTGATATTACAGCAGTTCAAGTCGTTCATAAGGCTTTTTATGAAAATGATATACCTGTCGATTTTCATAGTCAATTAGTACAATATTATGGCAATACAAAAAGTACCATTGATGAAGTAGCTTGGAAAAAACCAGTTGATTTAGCTAAAGCAAAAAATATCTCTATCCTAACATTTTCAGACAACCCACATAAGGTAGGCGATTCTAAACACGGTCTTTGGGGCATTGGCTCTCGTTTCACTTGGATAAAAATGGATGAAACACCTTCATTAGAAGGTTTAAGACAAGCATTTCTACTTCCCGAGCATAGAGTAATAAATGATTTTGATATTAAAGAAAATGACCCCAATAAACAACCTGATATTTGGTTTAAAAGCCTCAAAGTAACTGGTACTAATTTAACTACAAAACAAGATTTAGAAATTGACTTTAACCCCCAACTGAATGCAATTATTGGTGGTAGAGGTAGCGGAAAGTCAAGTATTTTAAGGTTCATTAGAGGTGTTTTCAATAGAGCAGTTAATCTTGCAGATTTTGAAGACCTTTTAAGAGAACAAAACTTATTTTATAAAAAAGCAGATACATCTCACAAAAAGGAAACAATAGGTATTTTCAACCCAGACACATCAATTGTTGAAATAGAAATAGTCCGTAAAGAGGTACTATATAAAATCGTAGCAAGTAAAATAAATTCCGCTTCAAGTCAATTAATAGCAGTCTTTAAATGGCTTGAAGGTTCTTGGGTTTTAGTAAAAGATGATGATAAGGACCTTTTAGAAATATTTGAATTTGAGCAGTACTCACAAAAACAAATTTATGAGATAGCAAAAAACCCAAATGCTTTACGTGAAAGGATTGATAACGCTATTCCTGTGTTACAAGATGTATTGGAGCGAAAGAGTAAAATTGCTAATGAATTTTTAGAAGCAAGAACGAGCCTACGAACAAAACAAGGAGCAATTGGCGGTAAAACTAAAATTAAAACTGACTTAGAGGATATTAACAATACTCTCAAAGCCATAGATAAATCAGGCATAACCACCACCATTAAAAGCACCGATTTATTTGTTGAAGACCGCAAACCAATTAAATCATTCACTGAAACAATTGACGACCTAAAATTAGCCTTGGAGCAGGTTAAGGAAAGTTTTACAATTCCACCTTTTGATACTGAAAATATTCAAGATTCACACAGAGAAGAAATAGAAAGTTTAATAAAAATTGCTACTCAATCAATAGTTCAGCAGGAAAAGGAATTAGATAAAATAATTTTAGAGGTTGCCAAAGTAAAATCAACATTCGATTTAGCCATTCAAAATTCTGACTGGCAGAAAGCACTTAGCTTACTTCTTACCGAAATAGAAGACAAGAAAAAAGAACTATCTGCATCTGAAATAGAGGCACTATCTAAATATCAACAGTTAAAAGGTGTTGTACTTGATAAACAACAAGAATTAAAGGCGATAGAGGCTATTGAAAAAGAAATTACTGAAATCAATATCCAATGTAGTAAGCTTCTAAAGGACTATGTTTATGTTAGTAAAGAAGTTACAGACATTCGTTCTACCTTCATTTCAGACCATATTACGGACGCTAATATAAAAATTGAAATAAAAGGTTTTAGAAATCAAGATGATTTTGAAAGTCAGATAAGATCCATAATGAGTAATGATTCTTCATTTGGTGACGATATTGAAAAATTAAAAACCTTATGTTTTACTGGCATAGTTGAGAATAAAATAAAAGATTGTAAAAAGGCTATTTTAGATGCTCACTACAGCGATATATCATCAGAACATTTTGGCGGTCACTTCAAAAATGCACTACGGAAATTAAGCCCAAGTCAGATAGATAGTATTGAGCTATTTATGCCCGAAGATGAGATTATCGTAAAATACAAACCTGAAGGTTCGTCAGGTTTCAAGCCATTATCAACTGCATCAGCAGGTCAAAAAACAGCAGCTATTTTAACCTTTCTTCTTTCGTTTGGCGACATTCCGTTATTGCTCGACCAACCCGAAGATGACCTTGATAACAGGTTAGTTTATGACTTAGTTGTAAAGGGCTTAAAGAAAGCAAAAGAGAAACGGCAAATTATAGTAGTTACTCATAATGCTAATATTCCAGTAAATGGTGATGCTGAATACATTCTATCAATGGATTCAACAACTACTGACATTAAAGTCCTTCATTCGGGAACAGTAGAAAACAGTGCCATTAAAAAAGAAATTTGTGATGTAATGGAAGGAAGCGAAAAAGCATTTCAACTAAGGTCAGAACGCTACAAAACAATATTTACATAA
- a CDS encoding Clp protease ClpP, with the protein MGIYSEYLNKNLSFDELSRERKKQLKIISSLRGDRDILVYASDLQNRQNAPISIDFSDIQPFKDQIANLKGTAIDIIIETPGGVGEVVEDLVKLMRAKYNDVGIIIPGTAKSAGTIFAMAGDEILMSPSSSLGPIDAQIMNNNKRFSADAFLEGLEKIKKEVITSGRLNPAYIPILQNISPGEIQNCENAQNFSKTLVREWLFKYKFAKWVKHSSTGLPVTPDEKKAQASAIANQLCKHSDWLTHGRSVKILDLEQMGLKINNYELHKELNDAITRYYTLLQISLESTNIYKIFETVDTQIMRFASPPVDAVKDNKPTNIIVNYQCPRCHTPYEIQARLKSDIPVDKTKILYPQNDIFVCPKCKVSNNISQARLQIEAQTGLKIITI; encoded by the coding sequence ATGGGAATATACTCGGAATACTTAAATAAGAATTTATCATTTGACGAGCTTAGTCGTGAAAGAAAAAAACAATTGAAAATTATATCCTCATTAAGAGGCGATAGAGATATTTTAGTTTATGCAAGTGATTTGCAAAATCGTCAAAATGCACCTATTTCGATTGATTTCTCAGATATTCAACCATTCAAAGACCAGATTGCTAACTTAAAGGGTACTGCAATTGATATAATTATAGAAACTCCAGGTGGTGTTGGTGAAGTTGTGGAGGATTTGGTTAAGTTGATGAGAGCAAAATATAATGATGTTGGCATTATAATTCCCGGAACGGCTAAGAGTGCAGGTACTATTTTTGCAATGGCAGGTGATGAAATTCTAATGTCACCAAGCTCATCTTTGGGACCAATTGATGCACAAATTATGAATAACAATAAGCGTTTTTCAGCTGATGCCTTTCTTGAAGGCTTAGAGAAAATTAAAAAAGAGGTAATTACATCTGGCAGACTAAATCCTGCATATATTCCAATTTTGCAGAACATATCACCAGGCGAAATCCAAAATTGTGAAAATGCCCAGAATTTTTCAAAAACATTAGTTAGAGAATGGTTGTTTAAATACAAATTCGCTAAATGGGTTAAACACAGTTCAACAGGCTTGCCAGTTACCCCTGATGAAAAAAAGGCACAAGCATCAGCTATTGCTAATCAGCTTTGCAAACATTCTGATTGGTTAACTCACGGTAGGTCAGTTAAAATTCTTGATTTAGAGCAGATGGGCTTAAAAATCAATAATTATGAACTTCATAAAGAACTAAATGATGCGATTACAAGGTATTATACTCTTTTACAAATAAGTTTAGAAAGTACTAATATTTATAAAATCTTTGAAACTGTTGATACTCAAATAATGAGGTTTGCATCACCACCTGTAGATGCAGTAAAAGATAATAAGCCAACAAATATAATTGTGAATTATCAATGTCCAAGATGCCATACGCCTTATGAAATACAAGCGAGACTTAAATCTGATATTCCAGTAGATAAAACCAAGATACTTTACCCACAAAATGATATATTTGTATGTCCTAAATGCAAAGTTTCAAATAATATTAGTCAAGCACGCTTGCAAATAGAAGCTCAAACAGGTCTAAAAATCATTACGATATGA
- a CDS encoding thermonuclease family protein: MKQLDVKCQTTIKTNYEIVKVVDGDGIIAKNIISNKEEEIRFYGIDAPELTPCKKLKQDERETHLSGRFLIELAHQSYEFLRTKAKIGNRITLIQEVGNEQDPYGRTLAYVVLPKGNTLNEIMVKNGFAKAYDKLYCSELPKYQELNLKAKTKKKGLYLLVDRF, translated from the coding sequence ATGAAGCAATTAGATGTAAAGTGTCAGACCACAATCAAAACCAACTACGAAATAGTAAAAGTTGTAGATGGTGACGGTATAATCGCAAAGAATATAATCTCAAATAAAGAGGAAGAAATTCGTTTTTATGGAATTGATGCACCAGAGTTGACACCTTGCAAAAAACTAAAGCAGGACGAAAGAGAAACCCATTTATCAGGGCGTTTTTTGATAGAGCTTGCACACCAGTCTTATGAATTTTTAAGAACTAAGGCAAAAATTGGAAATCGGATTACATTAATTCAAGAAGTAGGCAACGAGCAAGACCCATACGGCAGAACTTTGGCTTATGTGGTATTGCCTAAAGGCAACACCTTAAACGAAATAATGGTCAAGAACGGCTTTGCAAAGGCTTATGATAAACTTTATTGTTCCGAACTACCAAAGTATCAAGAACTCAATTTGAAGGCTAAAACAAAGAAAAAAGGCTTATATTTGCTGGTAGATAGGTTCTAA
- a CDS encoding helix-turn-helix domain-containing protein, translating into MSSSTFRIKKVCQHCGTVFEAQKVSTKFCKHQCSQRNYKLRAKLAKKGEAELQLTNSLAFQPKVNATSLELIKHKEFLSVTELSKLLNCSRQTIYNIINTGNIKAVNLLSKKTLIRRVDIDQLFENPKTKMNESNTTIEMVNIIEIEKEFNISYNGLSAIIKRNNIETEKRGVYVFVNRTEMKRVLS; encoded by the coding sequence ATGAGTAGTTCAACATTTAGAATTAAGAAAGTTTGCCAGCATTGTGGAACTGTTTTTGAAGCGCAAAAAGTATCAACTAAATTTTGTAAACATCAATGCAGTCAACGCAACTATAAACTAAGAGCAAAACTTGCTAAAAAAGGTGAAGCAGAATTACAACTTACAAACAGTTTGGCTTTTCAACCTAAAGTAAACGCAACCAGTTTAGAACTAATAAAGCATAAAGAATTTCTAAGTGTTACTGAATTATCTAAACTATTAAATTGTTCACGTCAAACTATCTACAATATCATCAATACTGGAAATATAAAAGCAGTTAATTTACTTAGCAAAAAGACATTGATTAGACGTGTAGATATTGACCAATTATTTGAAAACCCTAAAACCAAAATGAATGAATCAAACACAACTATTGAAATGGTTAATATTATAGAAATTGAAAAGGAGTTTAATATTTCTTACAATGGTTTATCGGCAATTATAAAACGAAACAACATTGAAACTGAAAAGCGTGGTGTTTATGTATTTGTAAATAGAACTGAAATGAAAAGAGTATTGAGTTAA
- a CDS encoding site-specific integrase, translating into MTIKVKLRQKPISGNRQSLYLDFYPAIPNSKTGELTRREFLGLYLFDKAKTPFDKEHNKTNQQIAEQIRQQRDNSLNKPEIYTGFEKEQLRIKEFGETSFVAYFESLANKRKASNFDNWISALKYFKEFSKGDVKFENINEKFCSDFKDFLLTTKKEKSTITKLSQNSAVSYFNKLKATLKQAYKDGYLKTDLNSRIASTKQAETQRNFLTVEELNKLVKTDCTIPLFKTASLFSALTGLRFSDIEKLLWSEIEFIKGQGYFIHFKQKKTQGFEVMPISEQAYSLLGEPKEPNNKVFEGLTYSALNNKYLYQWIAKAGITKDITFHCFRHTFATLQLSNGTDIYTVSKMLGHRELKTTQIYAKVMDKSKREASEKIILDL; encoded by the coding sequence ATGACTATAAAAGTAAAACTAAGACAAAAACCAATATCAGGAAATAGACAAAGTCTATATTTAGATTTCTATCCAGCGATTCCAAATTCTAAAACTGGTGAACTAACAAGACGTGAATTTTTAGGATTGTATTTATTTGACAAAGCTAAAACACCATTTGACAAAGAACACAACAAAACAAACCAGCAAATAGCTGAACAAATTAGACAACAAAGAGATAACTCATTAAACAAACCTGAAATATATACTGGTTTTGAAAAAGAGCAACTAAGAATTAAAGAATTTGGTGAAACCTCTTTTGTTGCATACTTTGAAAGTTTAGCCAACAAAAGAAAAGCATCGAATTTTGATAATTGGATTTCTGCATTAAAATACTTCAAAGAATTTTCAAAAGGTGATGTGAAATTTGAAAACATAAACGAAAAGTTTTGTTCAGATTTCAAAGATTTTCTATTAACAACCAAAAAAGAAAAAAGTACAATAACTAAACTTTCACAAAATTCAGCAGTTTCATATTTTAATAAATTAAAGGCAACTCTAAAACAAGCGTACAAAGACGGATATCTGAAAACTGATTTAAACTCACGAATTGCATCTACAAAACAAGCTGAAACACAACGAAATTTTCTAACTGTGGAGGAACTAAATAAACTTGTAAAAACAGATTGCACAATACCATTATTTAAAACAGCTTCATTGTTTTCTGCACTAACTGGTTTGCGGTTTTCAGATATTGAAAAACTACTTTGGAGTGAAATTGAGTTTATAAAAGGTCAAGGTTACTTTATTCATTTCAAACAAAAGAAAACACAAGGTTTTGAAGTAATGCCAATTTCTGAACAAGCATATAGTTTATTAGGTGAACCAAAAGAACCAAACAATAAAGTATTTGAGGGTTTAACATATTCAGCATTAAACAACAAATATTTATACCAATGGATTGCAAAAGCTGGAATAACAAAAGATATAACGTTTCATTGTTTTAGACATACATTTGCTACATTACAACTTAGTAACGGAACGGATATTTATACTGTTTCAAAAATGTTAGGACACCGAGAACTAAAGACAACTCAAATTTATGCTAAGGTTATGGACAAATCTAAACGTGAAGCGTCTGAAAAAATTATACTGGATTTATAA
- a CDS encoding helix-turn-helix domain-containing protein, protein MNNPFETIDARLSNIESISLDLKHSNQVSQTTTEIDQWFDLNQLCEYLPDKPAKATAYGWVHTGMIPHHKGQKKLRFLKSEIDQWLKTGKRKTYAETSIIAETYLQSKKRK, encoded by the coding sequence ATGAACAATCCATTTGAAACAATAGATGCAAGGTTAAGCAACATAGAATCTATTTCACTTGACCTGAAACACTCAAACCAAGTAAGTCAAACAACAACAGAAATAGACCAATGGTTTGACCTAAACCAATTATGTGAATACTTACCTGATAAACCAGCAAAGGCAACCGCATACGGCTGGGTACATACTGGTATGATTCCACACCACAAAGGACAAAAAAAGCTAAGATTTCTAAAATCTGAAATTGACCAATGGCTAAAAACTGGTAAGCGTAAAACTTATGCAGAAACTTCAATTATTGCAGAAACCTATTTGCAATCAAAAAAACGAAAGTAA
- a CDS encoding protein rep yields the protein MSKVVHTLAQIGTTKPAKNAKTPIAIVKGNGTDVSNNDVNFARYQRKIKTQKVVLSLIDVATKKGQLESVKEYWNTYYCLNKIYIDGNRIYGYYCKNRICTVCSGNRKAEMINKYLPILNQWKEPYFVTLTITSAPLKRLSALMKAMNRGLNLIVNKYKQRNKRNTGKKLIGIKALECNFNPKYKTYNPHFHLVVPDKETADILINEWLYYCNRKGKYRASLKVQLAIKVKDNEDVLVEVIKYGSKIFTEKKGDDKIKIPAKIYVSALHNILTAMKGIRLFERFGFNTPKKEKTTTTKILTDFDTLVYDSKVMDWIDIESELRLSDYALPTELQQLLNNIDTVSE from the coding sequence ATGAGCAAAGTGGTACATACATTAGCACAAATCGGTACAACTAAACCAGCCAAAAACGCCAAAACACCTATTGCCATTGTAAAAGGCAACGGTACGGACGTTTCAAATAACGATGTAAATTTTGCACGTTACCAGCGCAAAATTAAAACACAAAAAGTAGTTCTAAGTCTTATTGATGTTGCAACAAAAAAAGGACAACTGGAAAGTGTAAAAGAATATTGGAATACTTACTATTGCCTTAACAAAATTTACATCGACGGAAATAGAATTTATGGTTACTACTGCAAAAACAGAATTTGTACTGTGTGTAGTGGAAACCGCAAAGCCGAAATGATAAACAAATATTTGCCTATTCTTAACCAATGGAAAGAACCCTACTTTGTAACACTAACTATAACCAGCGCACCACTAAAACGATTAAGTGCATTAATGAAAGCAATGAATAGAGGATTGAATTTGATAGTAAACAAATACAAACAACGAAATAAACGAAATACTGGCAAAAAACTAATAGGTATTAAAGCCTTAGAATGTAATTTCAACCCAAAATATAAAACATACAATCCACATTTTCACTTAGTAGTACCTGACAAAGAAACAGCCGACATTTTGATAAATGAATGGCTTTACTATTGCAACCGAAAAGGAAAATACAGAGCAAGTCTAAAAGTACAACTTGCAATAAAAGTAAAAGATAATGAAGATGTTTTAGTGGAGGTTATAAAATACGGTAGTAAGATTTTTACTGAAAAAAAAGGCGACGACAAAATTAAGATTCCAGCAAAGATTTACGTTTCTGCTTTACATAATATTCTAACTGCAATGAAAGGAATACGATTGTTTGAGCGTTTCGGTTTTAACACACCCAAAAAAGAAAAAACAACTACTACCAAAATACTAACTGATTTTGATACATTGGTTTATGATTCTAAAGTAATGGACTGGATAGATATTGAAAGTGAATTAAGATTAAGTGATTATGCTTTGCCGACTGAATTACAACAACTCTTAAATAATATTGATACGGTAAGCGAATAA
- a CDS encoding N-6 DNA methylase produces MSLFQKSVLNQYLKQLDKTKVENAYQKFKAHFHNATIQQHIRDSKEEQYQGEFLIDLFVNVLGYTKNPQPNFNLQTEQKNETNSKKADGAILKDSNAIAVIELKGTNTTDLATVAPQAFGYKNNQKECKYVIISNFEKLRFYIDNAIDFEEFNLFTLTENEFTLLYLCLHIDNIFSDLPAIIKQKSTVKEQDITKQLYKDYSDFKRKLFTDIVQLNPQYDKLILFKKSQKLLDRILFILFAEDRGLLQANTIQTILDEFENLKKLDAYQPLYERFKKHFTYLNNGLKNEKYEVFGYNGGLFANDEILDTIKISDNLLQNYVPILSKYDYETDVDVNILGHIFEHSLNDIEEIQAELDGTAIDKTKTKRKKDGVFYTPKYITKYIVENTVGALCTEKRNEYGIIADNYTPDKRKAKKKELLQTLDTYQNWLLQITIVDPACGSGAFLNQALDFLIQEHKGIDELRAQLLGHSFVLPDHEIEILENNIFGVDLNDESVEIARLSLWLRTARKGRKLNSLNNNIKCGNSLIDDATIAGEKAFDWQKEFPKIFERGGFDVVIGNPPYVQLQSIKEISESLQGLGYNTFEKTGDLYCMFYEKGNIILKENGILGFITSNKWMRSNYGKSLRKYITEYTQPILIIDLGAGIFDSATVDSNILIFSKNDYKSSFNAIDITNENYFLDFSIYENQKIEINPKKDEIWTIYNLSERNIKQQIEKLGTPLKDWNLKIYLGIKTGYNEAFVIDKQTKEQLIKEDANSIKIIKPILRGKDIKAYITDYSDLWLINFHNGYKVGNEYKERIKIEDYPAIKKHLDKYWNNLENRYDKGETPYNLRNCAYVNEFAKKKIVYPDISQKLSFVILEEDYIVANTAYFLTTDSCYLLSVLNSKLINYYYKSISAQLGSTGIRSFTIYIEQLPIPNISLSDQQPFIEKAETMLQKNKELQTIKSNVVKLLQSQYSTININTKLNNWNELSFKDFCKELEKQKIKLTLSEKAELLQYFETEQTKANNIQQTINQTDKEIDTMVYKLYELTDEEIKIVENN; encoded by the coding sequence ATGTCATTATTTCAGAAATCCGTTCTCAATCAATATTTAAAGCAACTCGATAAAACGAAAGTGGAAAATGCTTACCAAAAGTTTAAAGCACATTTTCACAATGCTACTATTCAGCAACATATTAGAGATAGCAAAGAAGAACAATATCAAGGCGAATTTTTGATAGATTTATTTGTAAATGTTTTAGGTTATACAAAAAATCCACAACCAAATTTTAATTTACAAACCGAACAAAAAAACGAAACTAACAGCAAAAAAGCAGACGGTGCAATTTTGAAAGATAGCAATGCAATTGCAGTTATCGAACTAAAAGGCACAAACACTACTGATTTAGCAACCGTTGCACCACAAGCATTTGGTTATAAAAACAATCAAAAAGAATGTAAATACGTTATCATTTCCAACTTTGAAAAGTTGCGTTTCTACATTGATAATGCAATAGATTTTGAAGAGTTTAATTTGTTTACACTTACTGAAAATGAATTTACGTTATTGTATTTGTGTTTGCATATTGATAATATTTTTTCGGATTTACCAGCCATTATAAAACAAAAATCAACGGTAAAAGAACAAGATATTACAAAACAATTATACAAAGATTATTCAGATTTTAAACGCAAATTGTTTACCGATATTGTACAACTTAATCCACAATACGACAAACTTATTTTATTCAAAAAATCTCAAAAATTATTAGATAGAATTTTGTTTATTTTGTTTGCAGAAGATAGAGGTTTGTTACAAGCAAACACCATTCAAACAATTTTAGATGAATTTGAAAACCTTAAAAAACTCGATGCTTACCAGCCATTATACGAACGTTTTAAAAAACATTTTACTTACTTAAACAACGGTTTAAAAAATGAGAAATACGAAGTGTTTGGTTACAATGGTGGTTTGTTTGCCAACGATGAAATTTTAGATACCATAAAAATTTCCGATAATCTTTTACAAAACTATGTTCCTATACTTTCTAAATATGATTATGAAACAGATGTTGATGTAAATATACTCGGTCACATCTTTGAACATTCGTTAAATGATATTGAAGAAATACAAGCTGAATTAGACGGAACAGCAATTGACAAAACTAAAACCAAACGCAAAAAAGACGGTGTTTTTTACACACCAAAATACATTACAAAATATATTGTAGAAAATACTGTTGGTGCGTTGTGTACCGAAAAGCGAAATGAATACGGAATTATTGCCGACAACTATACACCTGACAAACGCAAAGCAAAAAAGAAAGAACTATTACAAACTTTAGATACCTACCAAAACTGGTTACTGCAAATTACAATAGTTGACCCAGCGTGTGGTAGTGGTGCATTTTTAAACCAAGCATTAGATTTTTTGATACAGGAACACAAAGGTATTGACGAACTAAGAGCGCAACTGTTAGGACATAGTTTTGTATTACCTGACCACGAAATAGAAATATTAGAAAACAATATTTTTGGTGTGGATTTGAATGATGAAAGTGTAGAGATTGCACGGTTGAGTTTGTGGTTGCGTACTGCACGGAAAGGACGAAAACTAAACAGCTTAAACAACAATATAAAATGCGGTAACAGTTTAATAGATGATGCAACAATAGCAGGAGAAAAAGCATTTGACTGGCAAAAGGAATTTCCAAAAATATTTGAGCGTGGAGGCTTTGATGTAGTGATTGGAAATCCACCATATGTACAATTACAATCAATAAAAGAAATATCTGAAAGTTTACAAGGCTTAGGATATAATACTTTTGAAAAAACTGGTGATTTATATTGTATGTTTTATGAAAAAGGAAATATCATTTTAAAAGAAAATGGAATTTTAGGTTTTATTACTTCTAATAAATGGATGCGTTCAAATTATGGAAAATCACTAAGAAAATACATAACAGAATACACACAACCTATTTTAATAATTGATTTAGGTGCTGGGATTTTTGATAGTGCAACAGTTGATTCTAATATTCTAATTTTTAGTAAAAATGATTACAAGAGTTCATTTAATGCAATTGATATTACAAATGAAAATTATTTTTTGGATTTTTCAATTTATGAAAATCAAAAAATAGAAATTAATCCTAAAAAAGATGAAATATGGACAATCTATAATTTATCAGAAAGAAATATTAAACAACAAATAGAAAAATTAGGTACACCTTTAAAAGATTGGAATTTAAAGATATATTTAGGTATAAAAACTGGATACAATGAAGCATTTGTTATTGACAAACAAACTAAAGAACAATTAATAAAAGAAGATGCAAATAGCATCAAAATTATAAAACCAATACTTAGAGGCAAAGATATTAAAGCATACATTACTGATTATTCTGATTTATGGTTAATTAATTTTCACAATGGTTATAAGGTTGGTAATGAATATAAAGAAAGAATAAAAATTGAAGATTATCCAGCTATTAAAAAACACTTAGATAAATATTGGAATAATCTTGAAAACAGATATGACAAAGGTGAAACACCATATAATTTGAGAAATTGTGCATATGTTAATGAGTTTGCTAAAAAGAAAATAGTATATCCTGATATTTCACAGAAACTTAGTTTTGTTATTTTAGAGGAAGATTACATTGTTGCAAATACAGCTTATTTTCTAACAACTGATAGTTGTTATTTGCTTTCAGTTTTAAATTCAAAATTGATAAATTATTATTATAAATCAATTTCTGCTCAATTAGGTAGTACTGGTATTAGAAGTTTTACCATTTATATTGAACAATTACCAATTCCAAATATCTCACTTTCCGACCAACAACCATTTATAGAAAAAGCAGAAACGATGTTGCAAAAAAACAAAGAACTGCAAACCATAAAAAGCAATGTTGTAAAGTTGTTGCAAAGTCAATATTCAACAATCAACATCAACACCAAACTCAATAATTGGAACGAATTGAGTTTTAAAGATTTTTGTAAAGAACTGGAAAAGCAAAAAATAAAACTAACTCTTTCAGAAAAAGCAGAACTGCTACAATACTTTGAAACCGAACAAACCAAAGCCAACAACATACAACAAACCATCAACCAAACCGACAAAGAAATAGATACAATGGTGTATAAATTGTATGAGTTAACAGATGAAGAAATCAAAATTGTAGAAAATAATTAG
- a CDS encoding helix-turn-helix transcriptional regulator has product MNDSLAEFVKEKRKQLKLTQPELAEKAGVGLRFLRELENGKESVRLDKVNQVLALFGASVGVIKNSEI; this is encoded by the coding sequence ATGAATGATTCATTAGCTGAATTTGTAAAAGAGAAGCGTAAGCAACTAAAACTCACACAACCTGAATTAGCCGAAAAAGCTGGTGTGGGTTTGCGTTTTTTGCGTGAGTTAGAGAATGGTAAAGAATCAGTAAGATTGGATAAAGTAAATCAAGTTTTAGCATTGTTTGGTGCTTCTGTTGGTGTGATAAAAAACAGTGAAATATGA